In a single window of the Pedococcus dokdonensis genome:
- a CDS encoding NADH-quinone oxidoreductase subunit C, with translation MTDPGALTRAEVDPADWVATVSAARDEGYTFFDWLTAVDQSDDEQASGLDIVCHVMDGSTPTALRRKLFRTRVPSGSSLASLTGVFRGVAWHERETHEMFGLDFDGFDDGTGLGLRPLLLPDGFEGTPLRKSFVLAARASKPWPGAKEPGESEHAKPTGRRRVSAPGVPDPEWGPR, from the coding sequence CTGACCCGCGCCGAGGTCGACCCGGCCGACTGGGTCGCGACGGTCTCGGCTGCGCGCGACGAGGGTTACACGTTCTTCGACTGGCTGACCGCGGTCGACCAGTCCGACGATGAGCAGGCATCCGGGCTCGACATCGTCTGTCATGTGATGGATGGATCGACTCCGACTGCGTTGCGCCGCAAGCTGTTTCGCACTCGGGTGCCAAGCGGTTCCAGCCTCGCCAGCCTGACCGGCGTCTTCCGCGGAGTGGCCTGGCACGAGCGCGAGACCCACGAGATGTTCGGGCTCGACTTCGACGGGTTCGACGACGGCACCGGGCTCGGGCTGCGACCGCTGCTCCTGCCCGACGGCTTCGAGGGCACGCCGCTGCGCAAGTCGTTCGTCCTCGCGGCACGAGCCTCCAAGCCGTGGCCGGGCGCCAAGGAGCCGGGTGAGTCCGAGCACGCCAAGCCGACCGGCCGGCGTCGCGTCTCGGCTCCGGGTGTGCCCGACCCCGAGTGGGGTCCGCGGTGA